One Nomascus leucogenys isolate Asia chromosome 22a, Asia_NLE_v1, whole genome shotgun sequence DNA segment encodes these proteins:
- the C22AH2orf66 gene encoding uncharacterized protein C2orf66 homolog, with protein sequence MIIDSSPIPCFTQLHSTMTRAPLLLLCVALVLLGHVNGATLRNEDKWKPLNNPRNRDLFFRSLQAYFKGRGLDLGTFPNPFPTNENPRPLSFQSELIASASADYEEQKNSFHNYLKG encoded by the exons ATGATCATTGACAGCTCCCCCATCCCCTGTTTCACTCAGCTTCACTCCACCATGACCAGAGCACCTCTCCTGCTACTATGTGTTGCCCTGGTGCTGCTTGGGCATGTGAATGGAGCCACACTAAGAAATGAGGACAAATGGAAGCCACTCAACAACCCCAGAAACAGAGATCTG ttTTTCAGAAGCCTTCAGGCATATTTTAAGGGCAGAGGTCTTGATCTTGGAACATTTCCAAATCCTTTCCCCACAAATGAAAATCCTAGACCTCTCTCTTTCCAGTCAGAACTTATTGCTTCTGCATCTGCAGATTATGAAGAGCAGAAAAACTCCTTTCACAACTATCTCAAAGGCTGA